In a genomic window of Deinococcus metalli:
- a CDS encoding carbohydrate ABC transporter permease, protein MTYPARRVRRPFPWHIVVFLAPAVLIYTVVMIYPILSSLWLSLRGQVPGSPEHFVGLANYQRLLGTELYAQPLWNAVRNNVVFFALHMLVQNPVGLLLAVLLSFRLRGSALYRTLLFTPTVLSVVIIGFAWKLILNPAWGVQRSLLEPLHLGALDQPWLGLPGSALPTLGLISVWQNIGIPMLLFLAALVRIPEELYEAARLDGAGGWRIFRSIQLPLILPTVGIVSVLTFVGNFNAFDLIYSVQGALAGPNFASDILGTLFYRTFFGYQLQAGDPYMGAAVAGVMLLIILTGLLLYLVTVQRRLTEVEL, encoded by the coding sequence ATGACGTATCCCGCCCGCCGTGTCCGCCGGCCCTTTCCGTGGCACATCGTGGTGTTCCTGGCGCCGGCCGTGCTGATCTACACGGTGGTGATGATCTACCCGATCCTGTCGTCGCTGTGGCTGTCGCTGCGGGGGCAGGTGCCGGGCAGCCCGGAGCACTTCGTGGGGCTGGCGAACTACCAGCGGCTGCTGGGCACGGAGCTGTACGCGCAGCCGCTGTGGAACGCCGTGCGCAACAACGTGGTGTTCTTCGCCCTGCACATGCTGGTGCAGAACCCGGTGGGCCTGCTGCTGGCGGTGCTGCTCAGTTTCCGGCTGCGCGGCTCGGCGCTGTACCGCACGCTGCTGTTCACACCGACCGTGCTGTCGGTGGTGATCATCGGCTTCGCGTGGAAATTGATCCTGAACCCCGCGTGGGGCGTGCAGCGCTCGCTGCTGGAGCCGCTGCATCTGGGGGCTCTCGATCAGCCATGGCTGGGCCTGCCCGGCAGCGCCCTGCCGACCCTGGGATTGATCTCGGTGTGGCAGAACATCGGCATTCCCATGCTGCTGTTCCTCGCGGCGCTGGTGCGCATCCCGGAGGAGCTGTACGAGGCCGCGCGGCTGGACGGCGCGGGCGGGTGGCGGATCTTCCGCTCGATCCAGCTGCCGCTGATCCTGCCCACCGTGGGCATCGTCAGCGTGCTGACCTTCGTGGGGAACTTCAACGCGTTTGACCTGATCTATTCCGTGCAGGGCGCGCTGGCCGGGCCAAACTTCGCGTCGGACATCCTGGGCACGCTGTTCTACCGCACCTTCTTCGGATACCAGCTCCAGGCCGGTGATCCGTACATGGGCGCGGCCGTGGCAGGCGTGATGCTGCTGATCATCCTGACCGGGCTGCTGCTGTACCTCGTGACCGTGCAGCGCCGCCTGACCGAGGTGGAACTGTGA
- a CDS encoding 7-carboxy-7-deazaguanine synthase QueE, protein MSLKYPVYERFYTWQGEGVHLGRAAYFIRLYGCPQACPWCDSAGTWHRDYRPNGVTLMTAADLVSVVQQESPEGAFVVVTGGEPILFDLAPLVDALHAIGRRVHIETSGIAPLRGDLDWVTLSPKPFGQWPEASVVARADEVKIIVHDLGDIRAGLDTLTGLRDDAVVWLHPEWSRARNRDADVLNAITEAVKATPRLRAGYQMHKLYRADDLDAHSDKRPIPLGGNLELGY, encoded by the coding sequence GTGAGCCTCAAGTACCCGGTCTACGAGCGCTTCTACACGTGGCAGGGTGAGGGCGTGCACCTCGGCCGCGCGGCGTACTTCATCCGGCTGTACGGCTGCCCGCAGGCGTGCCCGTGGTGCGACAGCGCCGGAACGTGGCACAGGGACTACCGCCCCAATGGCGTGACCCTGATGACGGCCGCCGACCTCGTGTCGGTTGTGCAGCAGGAAAGCCCGGAGGGCGCCTTCGTGGTCGTCACGGGCGGCGAGCCGATCCTGTTCGACCTCGCGCCGCTGGTGGACGCGCTGCACGCCATCGGGCGCCGTGTCCACATCGAGACCAGCGGCATTGCGCCGTTGCGGGGCGATCTGGACTGGGTGACGCTGTCGCCCAAACCCTTCGGCCAGTGGCCGGAGGCGTCGGTGGTGGCGCGGGCGGACGAGGTGAAGATCATCGTGCACGACCTCGGGGACATCCGGGCCGGGCTGGACACGCTGACGGGGCTGCGGGACGACGCGGTGGTGTGGCTGCATCCGGAGTGGAGCAGGGCCAGGAACCGCGACGCGGACGTGCTGAACGCCATCACCGAGGCCGTGAAGGCGACGCCGAGGCTGCGCGCGGGCTACCAGATGCACAAGCTGTACCGCGCGGACGACCTGGACGCGCACAGCGACAAGCGACCCATCCCGCTCGGCGGGAACCTGGAACTGGGGTACTGA
- the queC gene encoding 7-cyano-7-deazaguanine synthase QueC, whose amino-acid sequence MTDTHKRAVVLLSGGLDSSTVLAMAIRDGYACMALSFRYGQRHTVELERAAKIAQHFGADHRVIDINIGSFGGSALTDESITVPTEGTAEGVIPPTYVPGRNTVFIAVGLSLAEAIDAERIYLGINAVDYSGYPDCRPEYLAAFQTLADLATKAGLEGHGAVLTAPLVEMSKTDIVNAALELGVPIEWTWSCYQGGAEPCGVCDSCRIRDRALIDAGHPELATRHAQDERARG is encoded by the coding sequence ATGACGGACACACACAAACGCGCGGTGGTGCTGCTGTCGGGCGGCCTGGACTCCAGCACCGTGCTGGCGATGGCGATCCGGGACGGATACGCGTGCATGGCGCTGTCGTTCCGGTACGGGCAGCGGCACACGGTGGAGCTGGAACGTGCGGCGAAGATCGCCCAGCATTTCGGCGCAGATCACCGCGTCATCGACATCAACATCGGGTCGTTCGGCGGGAGCGCCCTGACGGACGAGAGCATCACCGTGCCCACGGAGGGAACGGCGGAGGGCGTCATCCCACCAACCTATGTCCCCGGCCGCAACACCGTGTTCATCGCGGTGGGGCTGAGTCTGGCCGAGGCCATCGACGCCGAGCGGATCTACCTGGGCATTAACGCCGTGGACTACAGCGGCTACCCGGACTGCCGACCGGAGTACCTCGCGGCGTTCCAGACACTGGCTGATCTCGCCACCAAAGCGGGTCTGGAGGGACACGGCGCGGTCCTGACCGCGCCGCTGGTGGAGATGAGCAAGACGGACATCGTGAACGCGGCGCTGGAGCTGGGCGTGCCCATCGAGTGGACGTGGAGCTGCTACCAGGGCGGGGCGGAGCCGTGCGGGGTGTGCGATTCCTGCCGCATCCGGGACAGGGCGCTGATCGACGCCGGGCATCCCGAACTCGCCACCCGCCACGCGCAGGACGAACGGGCGCGCGGCTGA
- a CDS encoding 6-pyruvoyl trahydropterin synthase family protein: MPWTLRAEFTFDSAHVITGYDGPCGRLHGHTYRVRMELSSETLRPSAHVKRNIMVADFRTLKWAKKDVEHGGLDHAFLNDVPDLGDDTTAEVIAAYLHHKTMERVRADLPDGDDGGDLKLRVTLWETPDSSCEYWE; encoded by the coding sequence GTGCCGTGGACCCTGCGCGCCGAGTTCACCTTCGACTCGGCGCACGTGATCACGGGCTACGACGGGCCGTGCGGGCGGCTGCACGGCCACACCTACCGCGTGCGGATGGAACTCAGCAGCGAGACGCTGCGCCCCAGCGCGCACGTGAAACGCAACATCATGGTCGCGGACTTCAGGACCCTCAAGTGGGCCAAGAAGGACGTCGAGCACGGCGGCCTCGACCACGCGTTCCTGAACGACGTGCCGGACCTCGGGGACGACACGACCGCCGAGGTGATCGCCGCGTATCTCCACCACAAGACGATGGAGCGTGTGCGGGCGGACCTGCCGGATGGAGACGACGGGGGAGACCTGAAACTGCGCGTGACCCTCTGGGAAACGCCCGACTCGTCCTGCGAGTACTGGGAATGA
- a CDS encoding ABC transporter substrate-binding protein — MKRILIPLSVLLLAGAAGAQKTTLTIESWRNDDLKTWRDSIIPAFEKQHPDIHVVFSPSAPAEYNAVLDAKLKAGTAGDLITCRPFDKSLELYTAKRLTSLNSLSGLKNFDDVAKAAWSTDDGKTTFCIPMASVIHGFIYNKALFKELGLNVPTTEAQFLAGLTKIKQGGKYEPLVMGTKDQWESATMGYQNIGPTLWNGETGRKGLISGAAQYNKGGFLQAFQALSRWTPFLPRGYQALAYPDAQNMFAQGRGVVYPAGSWDIGTFRQMNPKLDIGAFPPYSIDGKKCVIDDHPDIGMGINAASKNQAAAQTFLNWVASDAFATLYANALPGFFPLANVKYTVKDPVAQEFLKWRGQCGKSFRSSYQILSRNANPNNENDLWNVSAQVLNGSMTPQAAGDMVQKNLASWYAPQKGK, encoded by the coding sequence ATGAAACGGATCCTGATTCCGCTCTCTGTGCTGCTGCTCGCCGGGGCCGCCGGTGCCCAGAAGACCACCCTGACCATCGAGAGCTGGCGCAACGACGACCTGAAGACGTGGCGCGACTCGATCATCCCCGCGTTCGAGAAGCAGCACCCGGACATCCACGTGGTGTTCTCGCCCAGTGCGCCGGCCGAGTACAACGCTGTGCTGGACGCGAAACTCAAGGCGGGCACTGCCGGTGACCTGATCACCTGCCGTCCCTTCGACAAGAGTCTGGAGCTGTACACCGCCAAGCGGCTCACCAGCCTGAACAGCCTCTCCGGGCTGAAGAACTTCGACGACGTCGCCAAGGCGGCGTGGTCGACCGACGACGGCAAGACCACCTTCTGCATTCCGATGGCCTCGGTGATCCACGGGTTCATCTACAACAAGGCGCTGTTCAAGGAACTCGGCCTGAACGTGCCCACCACCGAGGCCCAGTTCCTGGCGGGCCTGACCAAGATCAAGCAGGGCGGCAAGTACGAGCCGCTGGTCATGGGCACGAAAGACCAGTGGGAATCCGCCACCATGGGCTACCAGAACATCGGCCCGACGCTGTGGAACGGCGAGACCGGGCGCAAGGGCCTGATCTCGGGCGCGGCGCAGTACAACAAGGGCGGCTTCCTGCAGGCCTTCCAGGCGCTCTCCCGCTGGACGCCCTTCCTGCCGCGCGGCTATCAGGCGCTGGCGTACCCGGACGCGCAGAACATGTTCGCGCAGGGCCGCGGCGTGGTCTACCCGGCCGGCAGCTGGGACATCGGCACGTTCCGGCAGATGAACCCCAAGCTGGACATCGGGGCCTTCCCGCCGTACTCCATCGACGGCAAGAAGTGCGTCATCGACGACCATCCGGACATCGGCATGGGCATCAACGCGGCCAGCAAGAACCAGGCAGCGGCGCAGACCTTCCTGAACTGGGTGGCGTCCGACGCCTTCGCCACGCTGTACGCCAACGCCCTGCCGGGCTTCTTCCCGCTGGCGAACGTGAAGTACACGGTCAAGGACCCGGTCGCGCAGGAGTTCCTGAAGTGGCGCGGGCAGTGCGGCAAGAGCTTCCGCAGCTCGTACCAGATCCTGTCGCGCAACGCCAATCCGAACAACGAGAACGACCTGTGGAACGTCTCCGCGCAGGTGCTCAACGGCTCCATGACGCCGCAGGCCGCCGGGGACATGGTGCAGAAGAACCTGGCGAGCTGGTACGCGCCGCAGAAAGGCAAGTAA